The Polyangium aurulentum genomic interval CGATCCGCCCGCCTGCCGGCAGCGCCTCGAAGCAGCGCTGGAGATCGGCGCGCGCCTCGGGCGCGAGAGGTTCGCTCGACAGCGCCGAGAGCGCCGCCTGCAGGGACGGCGCGCAGTCGTCGAAGCGATGGCCAACGGCGTCCAGCGAGCCCGCCCCCTGCAGCAGCGAAGGATCCACGCAAAGGAGCACCGAAGGCATGAGCCGACCACGGGTGAGCTCGTCGCTATCGAGCTCGAGCCACATCACGGGGACCCGCTCATGAAGAGGCGACGCCCGGTCCGCCCAGACGCGCGCGAGCTCCCGGACGCGGCCCCAAATTGTGGCCTCTTCTCCCGAAGACGGTAGGTCTGTCGGCGTCGCTGACAGGAGGATTGGGCCATCCGCCACCCTCACGGAAGCACCGAGATCGACCTCGGCCGCGTCCGGGCCGAGGCGACACTCGAGGTACGTGCAGGAGACGGCTGGCGGAAGGCGCCGCGCCGCTCCGAGGACGCTCTCCCAAGAGCCCGGCGTGACGAGGGCCGCGGGAACATGGGAGCGAATCCGGGTGAAGGTCCGTTCGAGTGGACACATCATAACAATCAAGCGCGAGGCCCCCCGCCCCTCCTCACCAGGCGGGGTCGTAGTTGATGGCCAGCTTCTCGACGAGGTCCGCGTGCTCGTCTGGATTGAGGCCCATCGTCTTGAGCATCGACCGCACCCCACTCCTCTGATCCTCAGGCTCTGAACCCTTGAAAACATCCGCGCGGGTGATTGCCTCCACCTCGACCTCACTAAGCCCGTATTCTTTCATCACTTCCTGCGGGTGGGCGTGGAACCGCGCCGTGAACTCCTGGTCATCGACGCGGTTGAGAAACTCGAGCAGTCGTGCAGATGGTTGCTGTGCAGTCATGGTTCCTCCTCGTAGTTCGCTGAAAGGTAACGACTATCGCCGCGCATTTCCCACGCGTCAAGCCCAATGCGCTGCCTCTCGCGCGCCCCACGCCCCGGGGGGGTTCGCGCTCGTCCTCGAAGTCGTCCGTAGTGAACCTCGGGACGACAAGCCTCGAAAAACGGATCCGAGGCACGCCAACGGCGACGCACGTTCGGGCGGGTGACCGCGTGACGCAAAGGAGCCATTGCAGCAGGCGTGCCAGGCCCTCGTCGCGCTGCCGCGGTGGCGGAGCCCACCGCAACCCATCGCATGCGCCCGATACGACAGGGAAACTCGCGTCGATGGCCGATCCCTTGCCGGCAACTTCTTGCCGGCAAAACTTTGCCGACGGTCTCCGGCTGGCAAGATTGCCAAAGGACTGACGGACCTGTCAGCTTCCGTTACGTGCCAGGCTTCGTCACGCCAAGCACCTTCATGCGGTACGACAGGGTCCGCACCGGGATCCCGAGCCGCTTGGCCGCCTCGTTCCGGTTCCAGCCCGCAGCCTCGAGCGTATCGCGGAGGATCTTCGCCTCGTATTGCTGTACCTTCCCACGCACCGCTGCGCCTTCGACCCCGGGAGGCTCCGGCGACGGGAGAGGAGCTTCCGAAACGATCTCGGGGGACGAAACGCGGCCAGGATCCGTCACTCTTCCAGTATCCGAGGTGCGCTCCCCCTCGGCCCGCGCCGCCCGCACGCGCGCCGGCAAGTCCTCCGGACCCACGAGCGCGCCCCGCGTCACCACCACCGCACGTTCGATGGCATTGCGTAGCTCGCGCACGTTGCCTGGCCAGTTGTAGAGTTGCAAGAGCTCGAGCGCCTCCCTGGCGATACCCTGCACGCTCCGCCCATTGGCCTCGTTCGCCCCCCGCAAGAAGCGCCATGCGAGCGGCTCGATCTCGTCCTTGCGCTCCCGGAGGGGCGGGATGTCGATCACCACGCCCCCGAGCCGATAATAAAGATCGGCCCGGAACGCGCCCGTCTCGCACATCGCCTCCAGATCACGGTGCGTCGCGGCCACGATGCGCACGTCGGTCTCGATCTCGCGCGGCGAGCCTACCCGGCTGAAGCTCCCCGTCTCGAGCACCCGCAAGAGTGCCGCCTGCGCGGCCGGGGGCAGCTCGCCGATCTCGTCGAGAAAAACCGTCCCGCCGTCGGCGTCCTCGAACACGCCCTTCTGCTGCTGCAGCGCGCCTGTGAACGCGCCGCGCTCGTGCCCGAAGAGCGTGCTCTCCACGAGCTCCTTGGGGATGGCCCCGCAATTGACGCGCACCATGCGCCGCGCCTTGCGCGGGCCGCGATCGTGAATGAGGCGGGCCAGGACCTCCTTGCCCGTACCCGTCTCGCCGTGCAGGACGATCGGGATGCGCGAGGCGGCCACGCGCTCGATCGTAGCGAGCAACTCGCGCATCGCCGCCCCTGCGACGAGCGCCCCGTCCCCCGTCCCCTCGATGGCCCAGGACGAGCTCGCGACGAGCTCGACCGGACGCGTGGGCGAGGCCCGGCGCGCGGCCTCACGTGCACGCTCGATCAGCACTTCTGCCGTGCTCCCTGCGTCCGGATGCACCGCGCCGCCGACGAGAAAGCTCACGCTGCCTCCGCTCGGGGCCGCGATGGCGCGGGCGATACGCGCAGCGTTGTCCGCCCCAGTCTCGGGCAGGAGCACCTGCGCCGCGTCGAGGCCATAGAGCGCGATTCGATCGACTGGGCGCAGCCGCGCGCGCAGCGTCTCGATCCAGGGCCTGTCCTCCGCCCCCGCCGATTCCGCGTGCACGGCGCGCACGAACAGCAGGGCGAAGGGCCCGCGGAATTGCTCGGCGCGCGTGAGCTCTTCCTCGATGTAGCGCCGGAGCCTATCCTCGCCCTCGATCCCGAGCGGCTCACCCGTCGCCCCGAGGGCCTGGATCCGTACGAGCACACCCCCGAGGTGCACCTCGTCGCCGATCTCGAGCTCGGCTTCCTTCACGCGTCGGCCCACGATGCGCGTGCCGTTACGGGAACCGAGATCCTCGACGCGCACCCGCCCCCCGCTGAGCGTGAAGCGCGCATGCTCGCGTGACAGCGTCGGATCCTCGATGCGTAGGCACGCGGGTGCCGTGCGCCCGACGGTCAGGGGCGCGTCGGGCGCGAGCAGGGCGCTCTGGACGCCTCCCGCGTGCTGTGCGAGGAGCGCGACGCTGCGCCCCGCGTGGGTGAACAGCGGGGACGCGAGACCGTCTGCGAGCGTCTGCGTCTCACCGAACTGCTGCGGATTGGATTGCTCGTCGGACATGCTGGCTCAAGGTCACCTCTACCAGAGTGCTCGGCGCTCGACCACGACTAGCGACGCTCGGGGCATTCCGAGCGAGCGTGCGCGTGCGCGAAGCTGCCGTAGGGAAATGTATTCCGGACGCCAGTATGGCGGAGACCT includes:
- a CDS encoding sigma 54-interacting transcriptional regulator, whose protein sequence is MSDEQSNPQQFGETQTLADGLASPLFTHAGRSVALLAQHAGGVQSALLAPDAPLTVGRTAPACLRIEDPTLSREHARFTLSGGRVRVEDLGSRNGTRIVGRRVKEAELEIGDEVHLGGVLVRIQALGATGEPLGIEGEDRLRRYIEEELTRAEQFRGPFALLFVRAVHAESAGAEDRPWIETLRARLRPVDRIALYGLDAAQVLLPETGADNAARIARAIAAPSGGSVSFLVGGAVHPDAGSTAEVLIERAREAARRASPTRPVELVASSSWAIEGTGDGALVAGAAMRELLATIERVAASRIPIVLHGETGTGKEVLARLIHDRGPRKARRMVRVNCGAIPKELVESTLFGHERGAFTGALQQQKGVFEDADGGTVFLDEIGELPPAAQAALLRVLETGSFSRVGSPREIETDVRIVAATHRDLEAMCETGAFRADLYYRLGGVVIDIPPLRERKDEIEPLAWRFLRGANEANGRSVQGIAREALELLQLYNWPGNVRELRNAIERAVVVTRGALVGPEDLPARVRAARAEGERTSDTGRVTDPGRVSSPEIVSEAPLPSPEPPGVEGAAVRGKVQQYEAKILRDTLEAAGWNRNEAAKRLGIPVRTLSYRMKVLGVTKPGT